One genomic segment of Burkholderiaceae bacterium includes these proteins:
- a CDS encoding PhoH family protein — MPLPPPPAKRGTRLSSDVIDLSARRAPAGSSTAPVPAPKPSLQKPALTSPAVALAPSPAVARAPLAPAPAPAAPTATPRARAPKAGARPSKARPGNGTPRLFVLDTNVLLHDPTALFRFEEHDIFLPMIVLEELDAHKKGMTEVARNGRQTSRLLDALAGVKGADIAQGLRLSATGHAEAMGKLHLQTTPLESKLLAALPQGKADNQILGVVAALKQQQAGVDVVLVSKDINMRVKARALGLIAEDYQNDKTLDDGDLLYSGTLQLPPDFWTRQSKTIESWQSGSATYYRIGGPIVASLQINQFAFFEAPGEPSLYARVTEIQGKTAVLRTLKDYTHLKNGVWGVTARNREQNFAFNLLMDPEIDFVTLAGTAGTGKTLLALASGLTQVLDDRRYTEIIMTRATVSVGEDIGFLPGTEEEKMGPWMGALDDNLEFLAKGDGGNAGEWGRAATNELIRSRIKIKSMNFMRGRTFMNKWIIIDEAQNLTPKQMKTLITRAGPGTKIICMGNLAQIDTPYLTEGSSGMTFAVDRFKGWSHGGHVTLARGERSRLADFASEVL, encoded by the coding sequence ATGCCCCTGCCGCCCCCTCCCGCCAAGCGTGGCACCCGTCTGTCGTCCGACGTCATCGACCTGTCCGCCCGCCGCGCCCCCGCCGGCAGCAGCACCGCGCCGGTCCCGGCGCCCAAGCCCAGCCTCCAGAAACCGGCCCTGACCAGCCCCGCCGTCGCGCTCGCGCCCAGCCCGGCCGTGGCGCGCGCACCGCTGGCGCCAGCCCCCGCCCCTGCCGCCCCCACGGCAACACCACGCGCACGCGCGCCCAAGGCCGGCGCGCGCCCGTCGAAGGCCCGCCCCGGCAACGGCACGCCGCGCCTGTTCGTGCTGGACACCAACGTCCTGCTGCACGACCCGACGGCGCTGTTTCGCTTCGAGGAGCACGACATCTTCCTGCCCATGATCGTGCTGGAAGAGCTCGATGCCCACAAGAAGGGCATGACCGAGGTGGCGCGCAACGGCCGCCAGACCAGCCGCCTGCTGGACGCGCTGGCGGGCGTCAAGGGTGCCGACATCGCACAGGGCCTGCGGCTGAGCGCCACCGGCCACGCCGAGGCCATGGGCAAGCTGCACCTGCAGACCACCCCGCTCGAATCCAAGCTGCTGGCCGCCCTGCCCCAGGGCAAGGCCGACAACCAGATCCTGGGCGTGGTGGCTGCGCTCAAGCAGCAGCAGGCCGGCGTGGACGTGGTGCTGGTGTCCAAGGACATCAACATGCGCGTCAAGGCGCGCGCCCTGGGCCTGATCGCCGAGGACTACCAGAACGACAAGACGCTGGACGACGGCGACCTGCTGTACTCGGGCACCCTGCAGCTGCCGCCCGATTTCTGGACGCGCCAGAGCAAGACCATCGAGAGCTGGCAAAGCGGCAGCGCCACCTACTACCGCATCGGCGGGCCCATCGTGGCCAGCCTGCAGATCAACCAGTTCGCCTTTTTCGAGGCGCCCGGCGAGCCCAGCCTGTACGCCCGCGTGACCGAGATCCAGGGCAAGACCGCGGTGCTGCGCACGCTCAAGGACTACACCCACCTGAAAAACGGCGTCTGGGGCGTGACGGCGCGCAACCGCGAGCAGAACTTCGCCTTCAACCTGCTGATGGACCCGGAGATCGACTTCGTCACCCTGGCCGGCACGGCCGGCACCGGCAAGACGCTGCTGGCGCTGGCCTCGGGCCTGACGCAGGTGCTGGACGACCGGCGCTACACCGAGATCATCATGACCCGCGCCACCGTGAGCGTGGGCGAGGACATCGGCTTTCTGCCCGGCACCGAGGAAGAAAAGATGGGCCCCTGGATGGGCGCGCTGGACGACAACCTGGAGTTCCTGGCCAAGGGCGACGGCGGCAACGCCGGCGAATGGGGGCGCGCGGCCACCAACGAGCTGATCCGCAGCCGCATCAAGATCAAGAGCATGAACTTCATGCGCGGGCGCACCTTCATGAACAAGTGGATCATCATCGACGAGGCGCAGAACCTCACGCCCAAGCAGATGAAGACCCTCATCACCCGCGCCGGCCCCGGCACCAAGATCATCTGCATGGGCAACCTGGCGCAGATCGACACGCCCTATCTCACCGAGGGCTCCTCGGGCATGACCTTCGCCGTCGACCGCTTCAAGGGCTGGTCGCACGGCGGCCACGTGACGCTGGCGCGCGGCGAGCGCTCAAGGCTGGCCGATTTCGCCAGCGAAGTGCTGTGA
- a CDS encoding substrate-binding protein — protein MSKPEFEQEGVFALSRRGALQRGAQVAGATVLASVGGVQWAFAADKPAMGTWPAGSQGDTVYVGAAVPLTGTYAVQGADELKGWELAVEHMNTDHPLMKKIAPKINKGVLGKKVALVSADSAAKPNQAVQSIQTFINQNKIILATGSTSSAVAVALNKFCDREKLLYMPGISGSNDTTGKDCVRYGFRQGYFGEMAANSIGPILLKTFGKNRKMAFMTPDYTYGHTTTESTERFLKEKGGWTTVTNQVSPLGTQDFSQYLTNIANSGAEFLMNVNWGRDAILSSQQAKQFGLLPKMTLVLPYQIPFFAKEAGVDISEGVFAATEFWWELEDKYPMVKEFVDAFYKKYGYRPEWGAENAYVSFAHWARMVTEAGSFYPPDVIKQWEKGEKIPSLFGDVYYRPQDHQCVRPVFVVRGKAKKDMKNPEDFWTVVDMQKGEDVIQSPTAFGCKLGSYT, from the coding sequence ATGTCCAAGCCTGAATTTGAACAAGAGGGTGTGTTTGCCCTGTCGCGCCGGGGCGCGCTGCAGCGGGGCGCGCAGGTGGCGGGCGCCACCGTGCTGGCCAGCGTGGGCGGGGTGCAGTGGGCGTTTGCCGCCGACAAGCCGGCCATGGGCACCTGGCCTGCCGGCTCGCAGGGCGACACGGTGTACGTGGGTGCGGCGGTGCCGCTGACCGGCACCTATGCGGTGCAGGGTGCCGACGAGCTCAAGGGTTGGGAACTGGCCGTGGAGCACATGAACACGGATCACCCGCTGATGAAGAAAATCGCGCCCAAGATCAACAAGGGCGTGCTCGGCAAGAAGGTGGCGCTGGTCTCGGCCGACTCGGCGGCCAAGCCCAACCAGGCGGTGCAATCGATTCAGACCTTCATCAACCAGAACAAGATCATCCTGGCCACCGGCTCGACCTCGTCGGCCGTGGCCGTGGCGCTGAACAAGTTCTGCGACCGCGAAAAACTCCTCTACATGCCCGGCATCTCGGGCTCGAACGACACCACCGGCAAGGACTGCGTGCGCTACGGCTTCCGCCAGGGCTACTTCGGCGAGATGGCGGCCAATTCCATCGGCCCGATCCTGCTGAAGACCTTCGGCAAGAACCGCAAGATGGCGTTCATGACGCCCGACTACACCTACGGCCACACCACCACCGAGTCAACCGAGCGTTTTCTGAAGGAAAAGGGCGGCTGGACCACGGTGACCAACCAGGTCTCGCCGCTGGGCACGCAGGACTTCAGCCAGTACCTGACCAACATCGCCAACTCGGGCGCCGAGTTCCTGATGAACGTCAACTGGGGCCGCGACGCCATCCTGTCGAGCCAGCAGGCCAAGCAGTTCGGCCTGCTGCCCAAGATGACCCTGGTGCTGCCCTACCAGATCCCGTTCTTCGCGAAGGAGGCAGGGGTGGACATCAGCGAGGGCGTGTTTGCCGCCACCGAATTCTGGTGGGAGCTGGAAGACAAGTACCCCATGGTCAAGGAGTTCGTCGATGCCTTCTACAAGAAGTACGGCTACCGTCCGGAGTGGGGGGCTGAAAACGCCTACGTCAGTTTCGCCCACTGGGCGCGGATGGTGACCGAAGCGGGCAGCTTCTACCCGCCCGACGTGATCAAGCAGTGGGAGAAGGGCGAGAAGATCCCGTCGCTGTTTGGCGACGTCTATTACCGGCCCCAGGATCACCAGTGCGTGCGTCCGGTGTTCGTCGTCCGCGGCAAGGCCAAGAAGGACATGAAGAACCCCGAGGACTTCTGGACGGTGGTCGACATGCAGAAGGGCGAGGACGTGATCCAGTCGCCCACGGCCTTCGGCTGCAAGCTCGGCAGCTACACCTGA
- a CDS encoding 3-hydroxyacyl-CoA dehydrogenase — translation MQIKGNVFIVTGGASGLGEGTARMLAGEGGKVVIADMQADKGEAVAREIGGAFVKCDVGSEADGQAVVAKATSLGKLAGLVNCAGIAPAEKTVGKNGPHRLDVYTRTIMVNLVGSFNMIRLAADAMCKNEPEATGERGVLISTASVAAYDGQIGQAAYAASKGGVVGMTLPIARDLARSGIRNMTIAPGIFGTPMLFGMPKEVQDALAAGVPFPSRLGTPQDYAKLVRHILENDMLNGEVIRLDGAIRMAPK, via the coding sequence ATGCAGATCAAGGGCAACGTTTTCATCGTCACGGGCGGCGCATCGGGCCTGGGCGAGGGTACGGCGCGCATGCTGGCGGGCGAGGGCGGCAAGGTGGTCATCGCCGACATGCAGGCCGACAAGGGCGAGGCGGTGGCGCGCGAGATCGGCGGCGCCTTCGTCAAGTGCGACGTCGGCAGCGAGGCCGATGGCCAGGCCGTGGTGGCCAAGGCCACGTCGCTGGGCAAGCTGGCGGGCCTGGTCAACTGCGCCGGCATCGCCCCGGCCGAGAAGACCGTGGGCAAGAACGGGCCGCACCGGCTCGACGTCTACACCCGCACCATCATGGTCAACCTGGTGGGCAGCTTCAACATGATCCGGCTGGCGGCCGACGCCATGTGCAAGAACGAGCCCGAGGCCACGGGCGAGCGCGGCGTGCTGATCTCGACCGCCAGCGTGGCTGCCTACGACGGCCAGATCGGTCAGGCGGCCTACGCGGCCAGCAAGGGCGGGGTGGTGGGCATGACCTTGCCGATCGCGCGCGACTTGGCGCGCAGCGGCATCCGCAACATGACCATCGCGCCCGGCATCTTCGGCACGCCCATGCTGTTCGGCATGCCCAAGGAAGTGCAGGATGCGCTGGCTGCCGGCGTGCCCTTCCCCAGCCGCCTGGGCACGCCCCAGGACTACGCCAAACTGGTGCGCCACATCCTCGAAAACGACATGCTCAACGGCGAGGTGATTCGTCTGGATGGCGCGATCCGGATGGCGCCCAAGTGA
- a CDS encoding ABC transporter ATP-binding protein, with product MSLLEVKDLNSYYGDSHILFDVSLHVDKNEVVALLGRNGAGKSTTFKSLMGVVTPRSGSVRLDGQELAGKKAHEIARVGMQLVHEERRIFGSLNVEENIVLAGLTAAKKWPLERIYEMFPRLKERRTSRGTDLSGGEQQMLAIARALVRDPKIILLDEPFEGLAPVIVQNLVRVCRELARSGQTIVLIEQNIAATLALATRVYILNNGHIVHEGPAAELKKQPELLQRYLSV from the coding sequence ATGAGCCTGCTCGAAGTCAAGGACCTGAACAGTTACTACGGCGACAGCCACATCCTGTTCGATGTCTCGCTGCATGTGGACAAAAATGAAGTCGTGGCCCTGCTGGGGCGCAACGGCGCGGGCAAGTCCACCACCTTCAAGAGCCTGATGGGCGTGGTCACGCCGCGCTCGGGCAGCGTCAGGCTCGATGGGCAGGAGCTCGCCGGCAAGAAGGCGCACGAGATCGCCCGCGTGGGCATGCAGCTGGTGCACGAGGAGCGGCGTATCTTCGGCAGCCTCAACGTCGAGGAAAACATCGTTCTGGCAGGTCTGACGGCGGCCAAGAAATGGCCGCTGGAGCGGATCTACGAGATGTTCCCGCGGCTGAAGGAGCGACGCACCAGCCGCGGCACCGACCTGTCGGGCGGCGAGCAGCAGATGCTGGCGATCGCCCGCGCCCTGGTGCGCGATCCCAAGATCATCCTGCTGGATGAGCCTTTCGAAGGCTTGGCACCGGTGATCGTGCAGAACCTGGTGCGCGTGTGCCGCGAACTGGCGCGCTCGGGCCAGACCATCGTGTTGATCGAGCAGAACATTGCCGCCACACTGGCGCTGGCCACGCGGGTCTACATCCTCAACAATGGCCACATCGTGCACGAAGGGCCGGCGGCCGAACTCAAGAAGCAGCCCGAATTGCTGCAGCGCTACCTGTCGGTTTGA
- the fdnG gene encoding formate dehydrogenase-N subunit alpha gives MDMNRRQFFRVSGAGLAASSLVALGFSPTAALAETRAFKLTHATLSRSICPYCSVSCGMMIYKLGDEAKNVHERVIHIEGDPDNPVSRGSLCPKGSGVMDMINSPARVKYPAVREPGSKEWKRIGWDEALTRIAKRMKDDRDANFQAKNAAGTPVNRWTTTGFLMCSSSSNESSYLTVKVARGLGMVGIDTQARVUHAPTVSSLGPTFGRGAMTNSWTDIRNTDLVLVMGGNAAEAHPVGFKWVVEAMEKRKAKLISVDPRFNRTSAVADFYAPIRNGTDIAFLGGVINWLLSHDKIHHEYVKFNTDATFLTKPGYGIENGLFSGYDEAKRKYDKSTWGYQLDENGYVKVDDSMQDPACVLQQLKKHYSRYTPEMVSKICGTPQDKFLKVCEMLGEMSAPDKTSTILYALGWTQHTVGSQNIRTMAMIQLLLGNIGRPGGGVNALRGHSNVQGVTDMNAYAEVFSGYLSAPTDNDDSYEKYLKRCTPKPLRPNQFNYWSNFPRFFNSLMKSYFGKAATPENNFCYDWVPKLEGGFDAMHLFELMHQGKMNGFLSQGFNPLATVPNKNKLSAALAKLKYLVIIDPLETETSEFWQNHGPFNDAKPESIQTEVFRLPSNCFAEEEGSLTNSSRVAIWKEASIGLPGEAKVDSEIMALLFVKLREMYAKDGGAFPEPILNLAWDYVQPRQPSSAELLREISGKALADVQAPADPANPTAPRAVLVKAGQQLPGFAMLRDDGSTACGNWLYCGAWSEAGNLTARRSLDDPTGLGVYGSFGYSWPANRRILYNRASADPSGKPWAPNKKYEYWNGKAWTGADVPDMMPTAAPEMGMGSFIMNPEGVARLHAIGMAEGPFPEHYEPFETPIGVNPLHPDNPKALSNPCARVFKGDMDAFGKKEEFPYSATTYRLTEHFHLWTKHARLNAIVQPEAFVEISEELAKEKGIQLGDNVKVSSNRGHIVAKAVVTKRIKPWNVNDQKVHLVGIPFHWGFKGQTKNGYIANTLTPFVGDANSQTPEFKAFLVNIEKV, from the coding sequence ATGGACATGAACCGACGCCAGTTTTTCCGCGTGAGCGGGGCTGGCTTGGCGGCGTCCAGCCTGGTGGCCCTGGGTTTTTCACCCACCGCCGCGCTGGCTGAAACACGCGCCTTCAAGCTGACCCACGCCACCCTCTCGCGCAGCATCTGCCCCTACTGCTCCGTCAGCTGCGGCATGATGATCTACAAGCTGGGCGACGAGGCCAAGAACGTGCACGAGCGGGTGATCCACATCGAGGGCGACCCGGACAACCCCGTCAGCCGCGGCTCGCTGTGCCCCAAGGGCTCGGGCGTCATGGACATGATCAACTCGCCCGCCCGGGTCAAGTACCCCGCCGTGCGCGAACCCGGCAGCAAGGAGTGGAAACGCATCGGCTGGGACGAGGCGCTCACGCGCATCGCCAAGCGGATGAAGGACGACCGTGACGCCAACTTCCAGGCCAAGAACGCGGCCGGCACCCCGGTCAACCGCTGGACCACCACCGGTTTCCTGATGTGCAGTTCATCCTCCAACGAGTCCAGCTACCTCACGGTGAAGGTGGCGCGCGGCTTGGGGATGGTGGGGATCGATACACAAGCACGCGTCTGACACGCGCCGACGGTGTCCAGTCTGGGCCCGACTTTCGGTCGCGGAGCGATGACCAACTCGTGGACCGACATCCGCAACACGGATCTCGTTCTCGTCATGGGCGGCAATGCCGCCGAAGCCCACCCCGTTGGCTTCAAGTGGGTGGTGGAAGCGATGGAAAAGCGCAAGGCCAAGCTGATCTCGGTCGACCCGCGCTTCAACCGCACCTCGGCCGTGGCCGACTTCTATGCGCCGATCCGCAACGGCACCGACATCGCCTTCCTGGGCGGCGTGATCAACTGGCTGCTGAGCCACGACAAGATTCACCACGAATACGTCAAGTTCAACACCGACGCCACCTTCCTGACCAAGCCCGGCTACGGCATTGAAAACGGCCTGTTCAGCGGCTACGACGAGGCCAAGCGCAAGTACGACAAGTCCACCTGGGGCTACCAGCTGGACGAGAACGGGTACGTCAAGGTCGACGACAGCATGCAGGACCCCGCGTGCGTGCTGCAGCAGCTCAAGAAGCACTACAGCCGCTACACGCCCGAGATGGTCAGCAAGATCTGCGGCACGCCGCAGGACAAGTTCCTGAAGGTGTGCGAGATGCTGGGCGAGATGTCCGCGCCCGACAAGACCAGCACCATCCTGTACGCGCTGGGCTGGACGCAGCACACCGTGGGCAGCCAGAACATCCGCACCATGGCCATGATCCAGCTGCTGCTGGGCAACATCGGCCGACCGGGCGGCGGGGTGAATGCGCTGCGCGGGCACTCCAACGTGCAGGGCGTGACCGACATGAACGCCTATGCCGAGGTGTTCTCGGGCTACCTCAGCGCACCCACCGACAACGACGACAGCTACGAGAAGTACCTCAAGCGCTGCACGCCCAAGCCCCTGCGGCCCAACCAGTTCAACTACTGGAGCAACTTCCCGCGCTTCTTCAACAGCCTGATGAAGTCCTACTTCGGCAAGGCCGCCACGCCAGAGAACAACTTCTGCTACGACTGGGTACCCAAGCTGGAGGGCGGCTTCGACGCCATGCACCTGTTCGAGCTGATGCACCAGGGCAAGATGAACGGCTTTCTGTCGCAGGGCTTCAACCCCCTGGCCACGGTGCCCAACAAGAACAAGCTGTCGGCGGCGCTGGCCAAGCTGAAGTACCTGGTCATCATCGACCCGCTGGAGACCGAAACCTCCGAGTTCTGGCAGAACCACGGCCCCTTCAACGACGCCAAGCCCGAGAGCATCCAGACCGAGGTGTTCCGCCTGCCCAGCAACTGCTTTGCCGAGGAGGAAGGCAGCCTGACCAACTCCAGCCGCGTGGCGATCTGGAAGGAAGCTTCCATCGGCCTGCCGGGCGAGGCCAAGGTCGACTCGGAGATCATGGCGCTGCTGTTCGTCAAGCTGCGCGAGATGTACGCCAAGGACGGCGGCGCCTTCCCCGAGCCCATCCTCAACCTGGCCTGGGACTACGTGCAGCCCAGGCAGCCCTCCTCGGCCGAGCTGCTGCGCGAGATCAGCGGCAAGGCCCTGGCCGACGTGCAGGCCCCGGCCGACCCGGCCAACCCCACGGCGCCGCGCGCGGTGCTGGTCAAGGCCGGGCAGCAGCTGCCGGGCTTTGCCATGCTGCGCGACGACGGCTCGACCGCCTGCGGCAACTGGCTGTACTGCGGTGCCTGGTCGGAGGCCGGCAACCTGACCGCGCGCCGCAGCCTGGACGACCCGACCGGCCTGGGCGTGTACGGCAGCTTCGGCTATTCGTGGCCGGCCAACCGCCGCATCCTGTACAACCGCGCCAGCGCCGACCCCAGCGGCAAGCCCTGGGCGCCCAACAAGAAGTACGAGTACTGGAACGGCAAGGCCTGGACCGGCGCCGACGTGCCCGACATGATGCCCACGGCCGCGCCCGAGATGGGCATGGGCTCGTTCATCATGAACCCCGAGGGCGTGGCGCGCCTGCACGCCATCGGCATGGCCGAGGGGCCCTTCCCCGAGCACTACGAGCCGTTCGAAACCCCCATCGGCGTCAACCCCCTGCACCCCGACAACCCCAAGGCGCTCAGCAACCCCTGCGCCCGCGTGTTCAAGGGCGACATGGACGCCTTCGGCAAGAAGGAGGAGTTCCCCTACTCGGCCACCACCTACCGCCTGACCGAGCACTTCCACCTCTGGACCAAGCATGCACGGCTGAACGCCATCGTCCAGCCCGAGGCCTTCGTCGAGATCAGCGAGGAGCTGGCCAAGGAAAAGGGCATCCAGCTCGGCGACAACGTCAAGGTCAGCAGCAACCGCGGCCACATCGTCGCCAAGGCGGTGGTCACCAAGCGCATCAAGCCCTGGAACGTGAACGACCAGAAGGTGCACCTGGTAGGCATTCCGTTCCACTGGGGCTTCAAGGGGCAGACCAAGAACGGCTACATCGCCAACACGCTCACGCCCTTCGTGGGCGACGCCAACTCGCAGACGCCGGAGTTCAAGGCGTTCCTCGTCAACATCGAGAAGGTGTAA
- a CDS encoding branched-chain amino acid ABC transporter ATP-binding protein/permease yields the protein MRRPFPYRAEALTLLALIAAPFILPHLGFTPTTINRILIWGMVGIGFDLLFGYTGLLSFGQSAFFGSGGMFAAYLLTQSPLQNTLLALLIGTVAAGVLGYLVGMVALRRTGIYFAMITVAIAEVFFYLEFNPLSDFTGGENGLAGVPSPSVNLGFTLLKFDSNLSMYAFFAFWYFVALALALRIVRSPFGLVLRAIRENPLRAEALGHDIRKYKLAVFVVAAMYAGFAGGLLGMMQGFMPPDAFMFATSGEIVMQTAIGGAGTLFGPLLGAAVWLYLSDFFQVTLKLGATWKLILGVVFVLLVVFLRRGLAGGIIDLWNLARPRPAKVAAAPRPTQASGAETAEMQVARKGTQTHEGPILQVTGLTKRYGGLLANSDIDFSVDHGEIRGIIGPNGAGKSTFFKMLTCEVQPTSGKIVFDGRDITGMGVIDACQQGLTKSYQINQLFEKLTVRQNLEIAALGELRGKFKLDLFKNLHKVGKLDAHVGGTAALVHLTERLDTQVSELAYGEKRRLEIGLALATTPSLLLLDEPLAGMSAEERVETVALLKSIAQGRTLVIIDHDMDSLFELVSKVTVLQEGRLLVEGTPDEIKSNAQVQEAYLGGVMEEV from the coding sequence ATGCGCAGACCATTTCCATACCGTGCAGAGGCGCTGACGCTCCTGGCCCTGATCGCGGCGCCGTTCATCCTGCCGCACCTGGGTTTCACACCGACGACGATCAACCGGATCCTGATCTGGGGCATGGTCGGCATCGGCTTCGACCTGTTGTTCGGCTACACCGGGTTGCTGTCGTTCGGCCAGTCGGCCTTCTTCGGCTCGGGCGGCATGTTCGCCGCCTACCTGCTGACGCAGTCGCCGCTGCAGAACACCCTGCTGGCGCTGCTGATCGGCACCGTCGCCGCCGGCGTGCTCGGCTACCTGGTGGGCATGGTGGCGCTGCGGCGCACCGGCATTTACTTTGCCATGATCACCGTGGCCATCGCCGAGGTGTTCTTCTACCTGGAGTTCAACCCGCTGTCCGATTTCACCGGCGGCGAGAACGGCCTGGCGGGCGTGCCCTCGCCCAGCGTCAACCTGGGCTTCACCTTGCTCAAGTTCGACAGCAACCTGTCGATGTACGCGTTCTTCGCGTTCTGGTATTTCGTCGCGCTGGCGCTGGCGTTGCGCATCGTACGTTCGCCCTTCGGCCTGGTGCTGCGCGCGATCCGCGAGAACCCGCTGCGGGCGGAGGCGCTGGGGCACGACATCCGGAAATACAAGCTGGCGGTGTTTGTCGTCGCTGCCATGTACGCCGGCTTTGCCGGCGGGCTGCTCGGCATGATGCAGGGCTTCATGCCGCCCGACGCCTTCATGTTCGCCACCTCGGGCGAGATCGTCATGCAGACGGCCATTGGCGGCGCCGGCACGCTGTTCGGCCCGCTGCTGGGCGCCGCCGTGTGGCTCTACCTGAGCGACTTCTTCCAGGTCACCCTGAAGCTGGGCGCCACCTGGAAGCTGATCCTGGGCGTGGTGTTCGTGCTGCTGGTGGTGTTCCTGCGCCGCGGCCTGGCGGGGGGCATCATCGACCTGTGGAACCTGGCGCGGCCCAGGCCGGCAAAGGTGGCCGCTGCTCCCCGGCCCACCCAGGCAAGCGGTGCCGAGACGGCCGAGATGCAGGTGGCGCGCAAGGGCACGCAGACGCACGAGGGCCCAATCCTGCAAGTGACCGGTCTGACCAAGCGCTACGGCGGCCTGCTGGCCAACAGCGACATCGACTTCAGCGTCGATCACGGCGAGATTCGCGGCATCATCGGCCCGAACGGCGCCGGCAAGAGCACCTTCTTCAAGATGCTCACCTGCGAGGTGCAGCCCACCAGCGGCAAGATCGTGTTCGATGGCCGCGACATCACCGGCATGGGCGTGATCGACGCCTGCCAGCAGGGCCTGACCAAGAGCTACCAGATCAACCAGCTGTTCGAGAAGCTCACGGTGCGCCAGAACCTCGAAATCGCCGCGCTCGGCGAGCTGCGTGGCAAGTTCAAGCTCGACCTGTTCAAGAACCTGCACAAGGTGGGCAAGCTGGATGCGCACGTGGGCGGCACGGCGGCGCTGGTGCACCTGACCGAGCGCCTGGACACGCAAGTCTCCGAACTGGCCTACGGCGAGAAGCGCCGGTTGGAAATCGGCCTGGCGCTGGCCACCACCCCAAGCCTGCTGCTGCTCGACGAGCCGCTGGCCGGCATGAGCGCGGAGGAACGCGTCGAGACGGTGGCCTTGCTCAAGTCCATCGCGCAAGGCCGCACGCTGGTCATCATCGACCACGACATGGACTCGCTGTTCGAGTTGGTGAGCAAGGTGACGGTGCTGCAGGAAGGACGCCTGCTGGTCGAAGGCACGCCGGACGAGATCAAGAGCAATGCTCAGGTCCAGGAAGCCTATCTCGGCGGCGTGATGGAGGAAGTGTGA
- a CDS encoding branched-chain amino acid ABC transporter permease, which yields MLNWANFISQLFNGLVLGALLALISSGLTIIYGTLGVLNLAHGAMFMLGGYAGWMAFTYTNSFVVAVICGALFVMVVGIVIERVIIRHFYSRPPEDQLLVTFGLSIVMVELVRFAFGSMSKAVPPPGPLMGITNLGFMVYPTYRIGLLAIVTVALLALYFVLYRTRIGMIVRAGIEDAVMVDSLGINVYRVFMLVFGIGAMAAGFAGIVNAPVVSLAPDVGESILVQTFVVVVIGGVGSFPGAVLGGLIAGELISLTSMVNPAYSYVVLFVVMTLVLMFRPRGLLGAVGRE from the coding sequence GTGCTTAACTGGGCCAACTTCATTTCACAACTGTTCAACGGGCTGGTGCTCGGCGCCCTGCTGGCGCTGATCTCCTCCGGCCTGACGATCATCTACGGCACGCTGGGCGTGCTCAACCTGGCGCATGGCGCGATGTTCATGCTGGGCGGATATGCCGGCTGGATGGCGTTCACCTACACCAACTCCTTCGTCGTTGCCGTGATCTGCGGCGCGCTGTTCGTGATGGTGGTCGGCATCGTGATCGAACGCGTCATCATCCGTCACTTTTATTCCCGCCCTCCGGAAGACCAGTTGCTGGTGACGTTCGGCCTGAGCATCGTGATGGTGGAGCTGGTGCGCTTTGCCTTCGGCAGCATGTCCAAGGCGGTGCCGCCACCGGGGCCGTTGATGGGCATCACGAACCTGGGCTTCATGGTCTACCCGACCTACCGCATCGGCCTGCTGGCCATCGTCACCGTGGCCTTGCTGGCGCTTTATTTCGTGCTCTATCGCACGCGCATCGGCATGATCGTGCGCGCCGGCATCGAGGACGCCGTGATGGTCGATTCGCTGGGCATCAACGTCTATCGCGTGTTCATGCTGGTGTTCGGCATCGGCGCCATGGCCGCGGGCTTTGCCGGCATCGTGAATGCACCGGTGGTGTCGCTGGCGCCGGACGTGGGCGAATCGATCCTGGTGCAGACCTTCGTCGTGGTGGTGATCGGAGGCGTCGGCTCGTTCCCCGGCGCGGTGCTGGGGGGCTTGATCGCCGGCGAGCTGATCAGTCTGACCTCGATGGTGAACCCGGCGTATTCCTACGTCGTGCTGTTCGTGGTGATGACGCTGGTGCTGATGTTCCGTCCCCGCGGTCTGCTGGGCGCGGTCGGCCGTGAATAA